One part of the Salinivirga cyanobacteriivorans genome encodes these proteins:
- a CDS encoding DUF2459 domain-containing protein, which produces MQMPSNYFIYTLILLYLSCQGVASNNQKYPVYIVQAGWHTGIVLQTVDIPLNIFKEAQPYTQYKYLDVSWGEEKYYQIPEPGVFVSMSTILWPTRAVVSMSPYSREIKTYYRQPTIIKINMTEKRYFALCRFLSNAFQKDKRGNVIPSTFFRDSSGFFLAKRKYSMFRTCNTWVALALKKSGFDISPFMLVTSKQLFRRLEKINHTHYLIK; this is translated from the coding sequence ATGCAAATGCCCTCAAATTATTTCATATATACATTAATTTTACTTTATCTGTCATGCCAGGGGGTTGCTTCTAATAACCAAAAATACCCGGTTTACATTGTTCAGGCAGGGTGGCACACCGGTATTGTATTGCAAACAGTTGACATACCGCTTAATATTTTTAAAGAAGCTCAACCTTATACCCAATATAAATACCTGGATGTGAGTTGGGGTGAAGAAAAATACTATCAAATACCCGAACCCGGTGTTTTTGTAAGTATGAGCACTATTTTGTGGCCTACCCGGGCTGTGGTTAGCATGTCGCCATATTCACGCGAAATTAAAACATATTACAGACAGCCAACCATAATAAAAATTAATATGACAGAGAAAAGATACTTTGCTTTATGTAGGTTTCTTTCCAATGCCTTTCAAAAAGATAAGAGGGGTAATGTAATCCCAAGTACTTTTTTTCGCGACTCCAGCGGTTTTTTCCTGGCTAAAAGAAAATACTCTATGTTCAGAACCTGTAATACCTGGGTAGCACTGGCCTTAAAAAAATCAGGATTTGATATAAGTCCTTTTATGCTGGTCACCAGCAAACAATTATTCCGGCGATTAGAAAAAATAAATCATACCCATTATTTAATTAAATAA
- a CDS encoding carboxypeptidase regulatory-like domain-containing protein: MRKLVFLLSLLISSFAFAQTTSLPIDFEDGIGSITFTDFDGGVTSIIENPDSSAVDTSDFVAEHIRDGGQVWAGTYITLDGALDFSTNNTFKIKVWSPAVDVPVLFKLENADASQATELTVNTTVANEWEELSFNFDGASSGVFTKIILIFNNGVLGDGTANSTYYFDDIQFVEGQAANIPTVAAPTPTQDEADVISLFSDAYTDEPVDSWRTDWSVATLEDVTIEGNDAKKYSSLDFVGIETTTNQLDVSGMTHLHIDLWSADITSFGIKLVDFGADGAYGGGDDTEHQLNFSNPAQQEWISYDIPLSNFTNLTSQSNIAQYILVGQPTGATTIFIDNFYFYNQTSTETYTVTFNVTDGTNALEGVTVGINGETLTTGANGEAVIDLANGTYPYTANLDGYEEATGDVIVDGAAQTVNVTLSETVINVPTVGAPTPPDRNPGDVISIFSDAYTDVTGTNFNPAWGQSTVVTTEEIDGNPTFKYASFNYQGIQFGSAQNVSELDTLHLDMWTDNATTVNIYCISSGPVEKAYSLPITQGEWVSYDIPLTEFSDVVDLTDLIQFKFDGGDGSQTIYLDNLYFYRSPGVTTYAVNFNVTDGSNPIEGANIAVNSQNLVTDAGGAATVYLEDGDYSYTVSASGYEEASGDITVAGADQTVDVTLTANPSPTVAAPTPPAREPENVISVFSNAYTNIQGIDYNPYWGQSTNVTMEEIEGNQTLVYNNFNYQGIDLGGNYDMSEMEYVHIDMWTWDATNVQFSPISVGGEYLVELSPITAGAWESYDIPLTTFTDNGVTLSDIYQLKFDGQAGAVPTVIYLDNIYFYKEATGVNHIANTTVQVYPNPVKDQLNIITKEFGSNAFVRITDLSGRVIYNAPVNSNQTTVNMTSYANGTYILTVNNENGSAVSKHLIIKR, from the coding sequence ATGAGAAAATTAGTCTTTTTATTGAGTTTGCTTATTAGTAGTTTTGCTTTTGCGCAAACTACAAGTTTACCTATAGATTTTGAAGATGGCATTGGAAGTATCACATTCACTGATTTCGATGGTGGTGTAACTTCCATTATTGAAAACCCCGATTCTTCGGCAGTAGATACAAGTGATTTTGTGGCGGAGCACATCCGCGATGGTGGCCAGGTATGGGCTGGTACCTACATTACTTTGGATGGAGCTCTTGATTTTTCTACCAACAATACTTTTAAAATTAAGGTATGGTCACCGGCAGTTGATGTTCCTGTGCTCTTTAAATTGGAAAATGCCGATGCAAGTCAGGCAACAGAATTAACAGTAAATACAACTGTTGCCAATGAGTGGGAAGAATTAAGTTTTAATTTTGATGGTGCATCGTCTGGTGTTTTTACGAAAATAATTTTGATTTTTAATAATGGTGTACTGGGCGACGGTACTGCCAATTCAACCTATTATTTTGATGATATTCAGTTTGTTGAAGGGCAGGCTGCAAATATTCCAACGGTTGCCGCTCCAACACCAACACAAGATGAGGCCGATGTAATCTCATTATTTAGCGATGCATATACCGATGAGCCTGTGGATTCGTGGAGGACAGACTGGTCGGTAGCAACGTTAGAAGATGTTACAATAGAAGGCAATGACGCCAAGAAATACTCAAGTCTTGATTTTGTAGGTATAGAGACTACAACAAATCAATTGGATGTTTCTGGCATGACTCATCTGCACATTGACCTATGGTCGGCAGATATTACTTCATTTGGAATAAAACTGGTCGATTTTGGTGCCGATGGTGCATATGGTGGTGGTGATGATACAGAACACCAATTAAATTTTAGTAATCCAGCTCAGCAGGAGTGGATTAGTTACGATATTCCACTGAGCAACTTTACAAATCTCACTTCGCAGTCTAATATTGCTCAATACATTCTTGTTGGTCAGCCAACCGGCGCTACCACAATTTTTATAGACAACTTTTATTTTTATAACCAAACCAGCACCGAAACTTATACGGTTACATTTAACGTAACTGATGGAACGAATGCACTGGAAGGCGTTACCGTTGGCATTAACGGCGAAACGCTTACCACAGGTGCAAATGGTGAAGCCGTCATTGATTTAGCCAATGGCACCTACCCTTATACCGCAAACTTAGACGGATATGAAGAAGCTACAGGGGATGTAATTGTTGACGGCGCAGCCCAAACTGTAAATGTAACATTATCAGAAACGGTAATAAATGTACCAACTGTTGGTGCACCCACCCCTCCAGATAGAAATCCCGGAGATGTAATTTCTATTTTTAGCGATGCATACACAGATGTGACAGGTACCAATTTTAATCCTGCATGGGGGCAAAGTACAGTCGTTACAACAGAAGAAATTGATGGCAACCCCACATTTAAATATGCCAGTTTCAACTACCAGGGAATTCAATTCGGCAGCGCACAAAACGTATCGGAACTCGATACACTGCATCTTGATATGTGGACAGACAATGCCACAACTGTTAATATTTATTGCATTAGTTCCGGACCTGTAGAAAAAGCTTATAGTTTACCAATTACCCAAGGGGAATGGGTTAGTTATGATATCCCCTTAACCGAGTTTTCTGATGTCGTGGATTTAACAGATCTTATTCAGTTTAAATTTGATGGTGGTGATGGTTCACAAACTATTTACCTCGATAATTTATATTTTTACAGAAGTCCTGGTGTTACAACCTATGCAGTTAACTTTAATGTTACAGACGGAAGCAACCCCATAGAAGGTGCGAATATTGCTGTTAACAGCCAAAATCTGGTAACTGACGCTGGTGGTGCAGCAACAGTATATCTTGAAGATGGCGATTATTCTTACACAGTAAGTGCCAGTGGTTACGAAGAGGCTTCGGGTGATATTACCGTTGCCGGTGCGGATCAAACTGTGGATGTTACGTTGACTGCTAATCCTTCACCAACTGTAGCTGCTCCAACTCCTCCGGCAAGAGAGCCCGAGAATGTGATCTCAGTTTTCAGTAATGCTTATACAAATATTCAGGGTATCGATTATAATCCATACTGGGGACAATCGACCAATGTAACCATGGAGGAAATTGAAGGTAATCAGACACTTGTGTATAATAATTTCAACTACCAGGGAATAGATCTTGGCGGAAATTATGATATGTCAGAAATGGAGTATGTACATATTGATATGTGGACCTGGGATGCCACAAATGTTCAGTTTTCTCCTATTAGTGTTGGTGGCGAATATCTCGTTGAATTATCACCAATTACTGCCGGAGCGTGGGAGAGTTATGATATTCCGCTTACTACATTCACTGATAATGGCGTGACCTTAAGCGATATTTATCAGCTTAAATTCGATGGGCAGGCTGGCGCAGTGCCTACTGTTATTTACCTCGACAATATTTATTTTTACAAAGAAGCTACTGGCGTCAATCATATTGCAAATACAACGGTACAGGTGTATCCGAATCCTGTAAAAGATCAGCTTAATATTATTACAAAAGAATTTGGTTCAAATGCATTTGTGCGCATAACCGATTTAAGCGGTCGCGTAATTTACAATGCACCTGTAAATTCTAACCAGACAACTGTTAATATGACCAGCTATGCCAATGGCACATATATTTTGACAGTAAATAATGAAAATGGAAGTGCAGTAAGTAAGCATTTAATTATTAAGCGATAA
- a CDS encoding TIM-barrel domain-containing protein, whose translation MKKLLYTLSVMLLIPALGNTQVAWMEPTDATVDSTVTIYFDATQGDQGLMDYEGNVYAHTGVITLESTNPSDWKHVVSDWGIPNDTVLMDSIDENLYAISFNIRNFYGIDSTETVLSLAFVFRNSDGSVTGRSSDGSDIFIPLQVANDWSYQSFNTTANGMEINTAKGKIVLTAYDSGLETSILPSGQSPSESFALTASPVNASFSTDTTAETITASWNEWEILIEKDPLKVFYIKGDTITALKSFFPSADDHGGLMTLAFNEDSRIYGGGSRALPFNLNGYTIDLYNQAHYGYSNNAPNLNTSIPILTSTDQFAWIFDNHHPGQIDIGANTPGDMGYQTAGGTLRFLITDSESLEDISHNLADLTGHAPMPPLWGLGYIQSRYGYQSQTEAEQIVADMQAGNFPMDALVLDLYWFGGTSHMGDFNWDMTNFPDPEGMMSDFQNQGIETILITEPYFTLTSDLYDGAAAAEHFAKNDSGDPFVLYGFWAGDAALFDMSSDTARNWLWPHYQNLFEMGTSGLWTDLGEPETHPAEMIHEMGMANDVHNIFNNLWAKLLHDKTAENYPEKRLFNLTRSGYTGMQRFSTYPWSGDIQRSFQGLQSQIPIMLHMSMSGIGYMHSDLGGFTGGGQNGELYTRWLQLGTFSPVMRAHGTGVPTEPIFYDAQTQNRVRKAIEMRYEFLPYNYTLAWEYSTQGTPLARPSNYYSSSTGLISELGDQYLWGKDLLVAPVLMEGQTSRMVTLPEDDWFDYSTGEKYSANTTITIDAPLDEIPLLLREGGFVVQTQEKLMHSKAYDSDSIRIRHALPADGQTTTRQWFHDDGATAGNITTNQYDLMQLTSMADGNYASVNLEVTENNIATPERHMELMMYSLENAPGELTLNGYNVPFYGNENDYQNNLPAAYWDGTFLFVHFNWKDTATLLEMDREPSAITQSQWLQTIELIANPNPVTTQTIIEANVQEAGQYQLILLHADGRMVSQASRFFDQGRNKIELSSLPLQINGLKPGVYILNVRRGEQIQNIKLMKMKR comes from the coding sequence ATGAAAAAACTACTATACACATTATCTGTTATGCTATTGATTCCAGCATTGGGGAACACTCAGGTTGCCTGGATGGAACCGACCGATGCTACAGTAGATTCGACCGTAACAATATATTTTGATGCCACACAAGGCGATCAGGGTTTAATGGACTACGAAGGAAATGTATATGCCCATACCGGCGTAATAACCCTTGAAAGTACCAACCCCAGCGATTGGAAACACGTGGTATCAGATTGGGGAATACCAAATGATACCGTTTTGATGGATAGCATAGATGAAAACCTGTACGCCATATCCTTTAATATTAGGAATTTTTATGGTATCGATTCAACTGAAACTGTTCTGAGCCTGGCTTTTGTATTTCGCAATTCCGATGGTTCTGTTACAGGTCGCAGCTCCGACGGATCAGACATATTTATTCCGCTGCAAGTAGCAAATGATTGGAGTTACCAGTCTTTCAACACCACAGCCAATGGTATGGAAATCAATACAGCAAAAGGTAAAATTGTATTGACAGCTTATGACAGTGGACTTGAAACATCTATTCTACCTTCGGGGCAATCTCCATCAGAAAGCTTTGCCCTGACAGCATCACCTGTCAACGCATCTTTCAGCACCGACACCACAGCAGAAACCATTACAGCTAGCTGGAATGAATGGGAAATATTGATTGAAAAAGATCCGCTCAAGGTTTTCTACATCAAAGGAGATACGATTACAGCCCTCAAAAGCTTTTTCCCAAGTGCTGATGACCATGGCGGACTCATGACCCTGGCATTCAATGAAGATTCCAGGATATATGGTGGAGGCTCACGAGCATTACCTTTTAATCTGAATGGCTACACCATTGATCTATACAATCAGGCACATTATGGATATTCCAACAACGCACCAAACCTGAACACCTCCATACCTATTTTAACTTCTACTGATCAATTTGCCTGGATATTTGACAATCACCATCCCGGACAGATCGATATCGGGGCCAATACTCCGGGCGACATGGGATATCAGACTGCAGGAGGCACATTACGATTTTTAATCACTGACAGTGAAAGTTTGGAAGATATTTCACATAACCTGGCCGATCTTACCGGGCATGCACCCATGCCGCCCCTTTGGGGATTGGGTTATATTCAGTCGCGCTATGGTTATCAAAGCCAGACCGAAGCTGAACAAATTGTGGCTGACATGCAGGCCGGGAACTTCCCAATGGATGCCCTTGTACTCGACCTTTATTGGTTTGGCGGCACATCGCATATGGGTGACTTCAATTGGGATATGACAAACTTCCCCGACCCTGAAGGTATGATGTCAGACTTTCAAAATCAGGGCATTGAAACCATTCTCATTACAGAGCCCTATTTCACCCTCACGAGCGACCTTTATGATGGTGCGGCCGCAGCAGAACATTTTGCCAAAAATGACAGCGGCGACCCATTTGTACTTTACGGATTCTGGGCCGGAGATGCAGCATTATTCGACATGAGTTCCGATACAGCCCGAAACTGGCTTTGGCCCCATTATCAAAACCTCTTTGAAATGGGTACATCCGGACTTTGGACCGATCTTGGCGAACCGGAAACCCATCCTGCCGAAATGATTCACGAAATGGGCATGGCCAATGACGTCCACAACATTTTTAATAACCTGTGGGCAAAATTGCTCCACGATAAAACTGCTGAAAATTATCCTGAAAAAAGACTATTTAACCTCACCCGTTCAGGTTATACCGGCATGCAGCGCTTTAGCACCTACCCATGGTCGGGCGATATACAAAGAAGCTTCCAGGGACTACAATCCCAAATACCCATTATGCTACACATGAGCATGAGCGGCATTGGTTACATGCACTCAGACCTGGGTGGTTTTACAGGCGGCGGACAAAATGGTGAATTATATACACGCTGGTTGCAACTTGGCACATTCTCACCAGTAATGCGCGCACACGGAACTGGTGTCCCCACAGAACCCATATTTTACGACGCTCAAACACAAAACCGCGTGCGCAAAGCCATTGAAATGCGCTACGAATTTTTACCTTACAACTACACCCTGGCATGGGAATACAGTACGCAGGGCACACCTTTAGCCCGGCCCTCAAACTACTACAGCTCATCCACCGGCTTAATCAGCGAGCTGGGCGACCAGTACCTTTGGGGTAAAGATTTACTTGTAGCCCCGGTACTCATGGAGGGACAAACCTCACGAATGGTCACACTACCGGAAGATGACTGGTTCGATTATAGTACCGGTGAAAAGTACAGTGCCAACACGACCATTACAATAGATGCCCCACTCGATGAAATTCCCCTTTTATTGCGCGAAGGCGGATTTGTTGTGCAAACACAGGAAAAACTAATGCATTCCAAAGCTTACGACAGCGATTCAATTCGTATACGCCACGCATTGCCTGCTGATGGACAAACAACTACACGTCAGTGGTTTCATGATGATGGTGCCACAGCTGGGAACATCACCACAAATCAGTATGACCTGATGCAACTCACAAGTATGGCAGACGGTAACTATGCTTCTGTGAACCTGGAAGTAACTGAAAACAACATTGCAACGCCGGAACGCCACATGGAACTCATGATGTACAGCCTTGAAAATGCCCCCGGCGAGTTGACCCTCAATGGATACAACGTGCCATTTTATGGAAATGAAAACGACTACCAGAACAATTTGCCGGCAGCATACTGGGATGGCACCTTCCTTTTTGTACATTTCAACTGGAAAGACACGGCTACACTGCTGGAAATGGATCGTGAACCTTCAGCTATTACGCAAAGTCAGTGGCTACAAACCATTGAACTCATTGCCAACCCCAATCCTGTTACAACACAAACAATTATTGAAGCCAATGTGCAGGAAGCCGGGCAATATCAGCTCATCTTGCTACATGCTGATGGCCGCATGGTTAGCCAGGCCAGCCGCTTCTTTGATCAGGGACGAAATAAAATTGAGCTTAGCAGCCTGCCATTACAAATTAATGGATTAAAACCGGGTGTTTACATCCTCAATGTGCGCCGGGGCGAACAAATCCAAAACATAAAATTGATGAAAATGAAGCGATAG
- a CDS encoding ABC transporter permease, translating into MRTILYILRKEFTQIFRNKTMLPIIFVVPVVQLVVLVFAANMELKNIDMTVLDRDKSSTSQRLIAKFSGSPYYNVTFSEASIDKSADDLYADKSDMVLHIPQHFERDLHNYKQADLQVLINAINNTSASLMNGYTQSIVMDYNKDIMLEISQKQPQTTDQLEVESSFWFNPELNYKIYMLPGILVVLVTVIGMFLTAMNLVREKEIGTIEQINVTPIRKHHLLIGKLVPFWVIAMFELAFGLSIGYFFFDLPIEGSLVSLFGFGSIYLLVALGIGLFLSTITDNQQQVMFLAYFFMLTFILMSGIFTPADSMPEWAQTINYINPFYYFIRAIRMILLKGSAFIHVLPEALSLLTYALIIFTLALWRYRKTV; encoded by the coding sequence ATGAGAACAATATTATACATACTCAGAAAGGAATTTACGCAGATATTCAGGAACAAGACCATGCTGCCAATTATTTTTGTTGTGCCGGTTGTACAGTTAGTGGTATTGGTATTTGCTGCCAATATGGAATTGAAAAATATTGATATGACTGTGTTAGACCGTGATAAAAGCTCTACTTCACAACGTTTAATTGCTAAATTTAGTGGTTCGCCTTATTACAATGTCACATTTAGCGAAGCAAGTATCGATAAGTCAGCAGATGACCTGTATGCCGACAAATCGGATATGGTTTTACACATTCCACAACATTTTGAGCGTGATTTACATAACTACAAGCAGGCCGATTTACAAGTTTTGATTAATGCTATCAACAATACATCGGCCAGCCTGATGAATGGGTACACCCAATCAATAGTGATGGATTACAACAAGGATATCATGCTGGAAATTAGTCAAAAGCAACCACAAACGACCGATCAGCTTGAAGTGGAATCATCGTTTTGGTTTAATCCTGAACTGAATTACAAAATTTACATGCTTCCGGGTATTCTGGTGGTTTTAGTTACTGTAATCGGAATGTTTCTAACGGCAATGAATCTTGTCCGTGAGAAAGAAATAGGCACCATTGAACAAATCAACGTAACGCCTATTCGTAAACACCATTTGCTTATCGGGAAATTGGTGCCATTTTGGGTTATCGCCATGTTTGAGCTGGCCTTTGGATTGAGTATCGGTTATTTCTTTTTCGATCTGCCCATTGAGGGAAGTTTGGTCAGTCTTTTCGGTTTCGGATCTATTTACCTTCTTGTGGCTTTGGGTATTGGTTTATTCCTTTCCACAATAACCGACAACCAACAGCAGGTCATGTTTTTAGCGTATTTTTTCATGCTTACGTTTATCCTGATGAGTGGCATTTTTACTCCGGCCGACAGCATGCCTGAATGGGCGCAAACCATCAACTATATCAACCCGTTTTATTATTTTATCAGGGCCATTCGCATGATTTTACTAAAAGGTAGCGCATTTATTCACGTATTGCCCGAAGCTTTAAGCTTATTAACCTATGCTTTGATTATATTTACTTTAGCACTTTGGCGCTATCGGAAAACGGTCTGA
- a CDS encoding ABC transporter permease, which yields MKRFLAFVKKEFFHIFRDSRTLLILFGMPIAQILLFGYVITTDLKDVQIAIYDPTPSEVTQGLVHKLESSGYFIVDQYLSSPDEAESAFKTGDIREVIIFEAGLAEKLKRDGKGDIQLLIDASDPNMGNLINQYTRGTILKYQQQINEGPAVSGGIEVESRMMFNAGLDSVYMFVPGTMALILMLISAMMTSISIAREKEMGTMEVLLVSPLRPLQIILGKVTPYVALSFINAVTIIVLGNTVFGVPVKGSLLLLMAESLLFILLALSLGILISTVSKTQQVAMFISLFALMLPTILLSGFIFPIESMPDILQGLSLLMPPRWFITIIKNIMLKGAGMPFVWKETLILLAMILFFIIMSVKKFKIRLE from the coding sequence ATGAAACGTTTTCTCGCATTTGTTAAAAAAGAATTTTTCCACATATTCCGGGATTCCCGTACATTATTGATTCTCTTCGGAATGCCAATAGCCCAAATACTTCTGTTTGGTTACGTAATTACAACCGATCTGAAAGATGTACAAATTGCCATTTATGACCCAACACCCTCGGAAGTTACACAGGGTTTGGTGCATAAGCTTGAGTCTTCGGGGTATTTTATCGTAGATCAGTATCTCTCTTCACCCGACGAGGCAGAGTCGGCTTTTAAAACCGGCGATATTCGAGAGGTGATAATATTTGAGGCCGGTTTGGCTGAAAAACTCAAACGCGATGGTAAAGGAGATATTCAGCTGTTAATTGATGCCAGCGATCCAAATATGGGAAACCTTATTAACCAATATACAAGAGGAACCATACTCAAATATCAGCAACAAATAAATGAAGGACCTGCTGTGTCAGGAGGTATTGAAGTGGAAAGCCGAATGATGTTTAATGCAGGTTTGGACAGTGTATATATGTTTGTACCCGGAACCATGGCACTTATCCTGATGTTGATTTCTGCAATGATGACCTCTATCAGCATTGCGAGAGAGAAAGAAATGGGGACAATGGAAGTTTTACTGGTATCTCCATTGCGTCCGCTTCAGATAATTCTTGGAAAAGTAACACCATATGTGGCACTATCTTTTATCAATGCCGTAACCATTATTGTTTTAGGAAACACTGTTTTTGGTGTGCCTGTGAAAGGTAGTTTATTGCTATTGATGGCAGAGAGCCTGCTGTTTATTTTGCTGGCTCTTTCCCTTGGTATTTTAATATCTACAGTGAGTAAAACACAACAAGTGGCTATGTTTATATCCCTTTTTGCCCTAATGCTACCAACAATTTTACTGAGTGGTTTTATTTTCCCAATCGAGAGTATGCCCGATATCCTGCAAGGGTTAAGCCTACTTATGCCACCCCGGTGGTTTATTACGATCATAAAAAACATCATGTTGAAAGGTGCAGGTATGCCATTCGTTTGGAAAGAGACCTTAATTTTGCTGGCTATGATTCTATTTTTCATCATCATGAGTGTGAAGAAATTTAAAATCCGTTTAGAATAG
- a CDS encoding four helix bundle protein has protein sequence MSYKNLDIWQLARENVNQIHEMTIRSLPKFEMYEVGSQIRRSSKSVKANIVEGYGRREYKQDFIRFLTFALASNYETLDHLETLFETKSLTDDKIFNQAHDRINHLSRKLYNFINAVHSQHNK, from the coding sequence ATGAGTTACAAAAATCTTGACATTTGGCAGCTTGCCCGTGAAAATGTAAATCAGATTCACGAAATGACTATTCGTTCTCTTCCAAAATTTGAAATGTATGAAGTAGGAAGTCAGATAAGAAGGTCGTCAAAGTCTGTAAAAGCTAATATTGTTGAAGGATATGGCAGACGTGAATATAAACAGGATTTTATTCGCTTTTTGACATTTGCGTTAGCATCTAATTATGAAACGCTTGATCATTTAGAGACCTTATTCGAAACGAAGTCGCTAACTGATGATAAAATTTTCAATCAAGCACATGACCGAATAAATCATTTGAGCCGAAAACTATATAATTTCATCAATGCCGTACATTCACAGCACAATAAATAG